In the genome of Nycticebus coucang isolate mNycCou1 chromosome 12, mNycCou1.pri, whole genome shotgun sequence, the window tacatttcttttttgtgtgtggtttttggccggggctgggtttgaacctgctacctccggcatatgggaccggcgccctactccttgagccacaggcgccgcccaataagaATACTACAGAACAAAATTTATTGTATCTAAGTGGCAGTTGCAAAAATAGtccaaaaataaaatggaattgaaGATTTGAGGAAATGGGATCAAGGAAGTAGCTTTAGGTTTCGGTGAAATACATCCTtctgtatttacatttttctctggCTTAGTTGTTTGGTAGAATGATAAAAGCAAGCATTGCTATTGACAATGGAAGAGCCGCTGAGTTCATCCGAAGGCGAAACTACTTTGATAAATCTAAGTGTTATGAATGTGGGGTAAGTAAACCTAAAACTTCATGGAACTTCCCATGGTCTACTTTAAGGCATTTTCACATCAGTCTTTTATTTGTGTCACCAAAACATAACTGGCCAAAAACCAGGTTTTGGGAGTTGTTTTATTTAGGAACTCCAGATTGATCTTAGTAAACTTCAATTGAAATGTAGTATGTAAAGATAACCTGAGAATGGTATTTTCTCTAGTTCCTAAATCTTTAGAAATGATTAGTATAAAAAGTGTTAGACTGATTACTAATACCGCTATCTTGAAAGATTTTAGTAACTCAAAAATTTTCATTGATAGTCTATTATCTGTTTCTATAACATTTTGCCAACAAGTGTCACTGTTGGCAGTACCAAGATCACCATATGACCTATCCTCTATGGGATACTGTGTttcaatgttttttgtttttcttcctgttaGTACTGCTAATGTTTTATAACTGCACTATCCTTACATTTTCTGACGTAATTCTCCTCATGATCTGTCATTATCCATCTAAAGTTTTGGTGATTAGGGAGAGATACACAACCTTAGAACAGTTTTGTACATGGCCTGTAATGATGGTACCAAGAGAATTTCAGTCTGGGTCTCACAGCTTTCATTTTCTAAAGTGACAATGTAAAATACTTAAGAAACACAGTCCAGGGGTATTAATGGGAAGATGGGAAGAGAATTCATGAAAGACATTGTGCTAGCTACAAAATCCCAGGGGAGATACAGGGAAATGCTACTCCCTACTTACTcccaataaaacaaataaacaggtaAATAAAATCTCAGCAAGCAAGATACTTACTATTCTGTCAAGTCTTGTAATTCTAAAACTGCTTAAGTAAATGTTTTAGAAACTGTGTTCCAAAGCCCTGAGttttcagaagaaagaaagaaggggagggtGGAGTTATGGTCAGATTAGTATGTATCCTGATATTCACAGCAATATTAAATTATCTAAGAAGTTTTGGATGAGTTTGTTAATCTGTTTAATCTGTTCCTTTTGGTTTACGGATCCATAGATTTGTTAAATTTTGTACATTTCTATATTGCTTTAATTTTTACCTCACAAAAAATCTGTTTACATTAGTTAGCCTGGTTTTTCCCATAGTTATTTCCCtataaattctctttttatttgggatattttaatattttttgaataccATTATTTCAAAACACAGTTTGGGAAATATTTCCCTAACTATATATTCTCAGCAGTTCCTTAAcagtaaataataatttttaggtTCAGCCATGTCCTAGGTATTCAGAGTCCACAGTCAATTTAAATACACTTGAAAAGCTTGAGTATTTTTCTCCTATTGTTTAATTCTTGGCTAAGTTACCGCACCCCACAATAACATAAAACCTTTGAAATCagacacagaggctcacaccttaatcctagcactttgggaagtagAGGTGGCAGGATCAagtacttgaggccaagagttcaaggccagcttaGGCAAcgtagcaagactccatctctacaaaaaaataggaaaattagccaggcatagtggcgtgtacctgtagtcccagctacttgggacactgaggcaggaggattgcttaagcccccagagtctgaggttgcagtgagctgtgatcataccactgcattctagccccaggtgacagagcaaaaccctgtctccaaaaagaaaaaaaaatgtagtaagcTAATGTACAAATTATAACTCTGAGTTCTTATGTTTTACAACTTGATATTCTACCTCATGAATTACCGGCTAGTATAGCACTGTCAAATAGGAATATAAAGCAAGCGCCAcatctgtaatttaaaatttcctactagccacattaaaaaacaagtaaaaatgaaTATCCTTTACTTAACCCAATTTATACCTAAAGTTCTAACATTTGAatattagttaatattttttaaattaaggttttttacatttttttcacattatctTCGTTAATGTGTATTTTACCTTTACAGTGCATATTAATTCAGACAAGGTCTCAGTAGCACATGCGCCTGCTGGCTACTGTAATTGGATAATACAGGTATAGTCTAgataggaaaggagaaaaatgaaagtaattaatATGAAAAGGGAAGACAAcgaaattttccatttaaaacaaTGTTAAACAGCATCTTGGAAATTAACAGAAATAGTTTTATCCCTATTTATcaaataacttaaaatgtttGTGTTTAGAGTAGATGATCTATTaacattttggtttgttttatatcTTGAATCTTGAGACTTGAAAATGTTTGCAGTAGGGACTACCTCTTTTAGCGGAATGACTAAATTATACAAAAACCTCGTAATTGTTAAAGTAGCTTAGTTGTAGTTACATTACAGGCTCTTCCTTCTGTTAATATTAAAGCAATGGgttttatcatttaatttcttcTATATATCCCCAATActagaatattcttttttcagTTCTGAAAACCTTATACCAAATTTCTgtaaattataacaaatatttttcccttacCTTTTAATGGGAAACAAAAGGAAAGTGGACATTTAAGTTATGCCTGTCCTAAAAATATGCTTGGAGAACGTGAAcctccaaagaagaaagaaaaaaagaaaaaaaagaaaattcctgaaCCAGAGGaagaaatgtatgtatatatactgtCACTAAATACATTATTatgttgttttcatctttttgctcTAAGTTGATTACATTCCATTttgggttttggtttgtttttaataatttagtgCAGAAGTAGGAGAAAGTGAAGATGAAGGGGAAGATCCTGCTCTGGACAGTCTCAGTCAGGCCATCGCATTCCAGGTActaaattgttcttttaaaaggCATCATCTAATAGCTCCCTTGGGTTAAGAGTTTCACAttccttgtttgttttattgagcACCTCCTCAGTCTTTCCCCTTCACCCCTACACTGCAGGAAACAGTCTGTTTCTCTGAGGTCCTTAGAGTAGTGTGCATGAAAAGTTTCCATTAGTTCTTCCTAGATTTTAAGAACCCCACAACACTTCATCTGTTTTCATTATAGAATTGAGAACTATTTGATGAAAGAGAGTGTAGCCAAATGGAAAAGATT includes:
- the ZCRB1 gene encoding zinc finger CCHC-type and RNA-binding motif-containing protein 1 isoform X3 — encoded protein: MKDKDTRKSKGVAFILFLDKDSAQNCTRAINNKQLFGRMIKASIAIDNGRAAEFIRRRNYFDKSKCYECGESGHLSYACPKNMLGEREPPKKKEKKKKKKIPEPEEEIAEVGESEDEGEDPALDSLSQAIAFQQAKIEEEQRKWKPSSGGPSTSDDSRRPRIKKSNYFSDEEELSD